The nucleotide sequence GGAGTCCCTCCTAAATCAAAGTCTTCCTTCAATGATCTAGTCAGGAACCTTATGTCGCTTTCCAATAACTGCGTTTTACCGCTCACAAACGCTACAAAAGTCGGTGGTCGAGCTTTCACTTGAGTAAAAAACTTGATCTTTGGCTGCGAAGCTGTGTCTTTCCAAGAATGTCGGCTCATAACCTAACTCAACACACAGAACAAATGATTAAGCAAGTAATGATTATGTCACatttattgtatatattacTATAGTCTGATTCATTTACAGTACAAACCTTACGCAACCAGCGATTGAGGCGGCCTGTGGAAAGTCTTGAACACCATCTCTTGTACGTGTCAGTGACTTCTTTCATCACTTCCATACGTCCTCTTCCCTCTAATGCAGAGATAAACACGACTGGTATTCCAGTTATCTGCAACCAAGTATTATGTTTCCGTCACCGGAAATCAGAAGAATGACAAGGATGTAACAAGAATTAACAAAGTTGctatttttactatattacCTGAGGAATAACTGTCTGTATTTCAATGGGAACagcttctttgatcttcttgtaCATCTCAGAGTTCTCTTTCCCTCTTAGTCGATCCATTTTGT is from Camelina sativa cultivar DH55 unplaced genomic scaffold, Cs unpScaffold02753, whole genome shotgun sequence and encodes:
- the LOC104774413 gene encoding uncharacterized protein LOC104774413, with product VDTAGWLERTERDKGPASLSIMQSRKSLMRAHVIALVLDAEEIIKARCSMTHSEVVIARRAVEEGRGLVVIVNKMDRLRGKENSEMYKKIKEAVPIEIQTVIPQITGIPVVFISALEGRGRMEVMKEVTDTYKRWCSRLSTGRLNRWLRKVMSRHSWKDTASQPKIKFFTQVKARPPTFVAFVSGKTQLLESDI